Within the Naumovozyma castellii chromosome 1, complete genome genome, the region TCGTTCCAGTAATGTAGTCTCtcaagaaatattgaatgatGCTGATTTGGCTGGTCCATTAATattcttccttctcttcGGGTTATCACTATTATTAGCAGGTAAAATCCATTTTGGTTACATCTATGGTGTGGCTTTATTTGGAACCGTTTCACTACATAATCTATCCAAACTGATGGGTaataatcaaaatatgaACGCTAGTAAAttaaaattcttcaatactGCATCGATCCTCGGATATTGTTTCTTACCACTATGTTTTCTAGCATTAATTGGAATGTTCCACTCATTAAACGATACTTTAGGCTACGTATTAGGGACTGTGTTTGTTCTATGGAGTACCTGGGCATCATCTGGCTTCTTGAACTCGTTATTACAACTACATAATGCTAGAGCTTTGATTGCTTACCCACTGTTGATTTTTTACAGTGTGTTCGCTCTAATGGCTATATTTGTATAATCCATACAATATCAATACTCATATAGAACAAGAATTTTAAACAGGCAAACGAATATAATCTCATTATATATTGTGTATATTGTtttatatcttcaattgacAGTGCCGTCATTTTCAAGCATCCAaatccttttcaattttacaATCAATTAAGGTCCGTGTTCGAGAAGAAACGAGTAATACACAGCAACCATTAATTTACCCCATAAGCAACAGACAATGCTGAGAGTAACAAGATCCTCGAGCTATCATGTTCGATATTACTCAGTTTTACCGAAAGTATCACATATAACCACGCCAATCTTTTACCCTAATGCAAAACCTCATCTAGGCCATCTTTACTCAAGTTTACTATGCGATGTATTCCATAGGTGgaacaaattaaatggAACCCCATCGTTATTAACCACAGGTACTGATGAGCATGGTTTGAAAATCCAAGCTGCTAGTGAAAAGAATGGATTTTCTGATCctaaattatttgttgatAAGTTATATAAGGAGTTTGTCTCTTTAGATACTGTATTCAATATCGATTTTACAAGATTCATCAGGACTA harbors:
- the YIP1 gene encoding transporter YIP1 (ancestral locus Anc_5.177), with amino-acid sequence MSFYNNGVPMGGAGAGTNNSGFYQPSTQFAFPQGSMSYQGNGQMNDGPGSGAMGVAPDPLPTGILNALSTKGYPHEPPLLEEIGINFDHILTKTKIVLIPTRSSNVVSQEILNDADLAGPLIFFLLFGLSLLLAGKIHFGYIYGVALFGTVSLHNLSKLMGNNQNMNASKLKFFNTASILGYCFLPLCFLALIGMFHSLNDTLGYVLGTVFVLWSTWASSGFLNSLLQLHNARALIAYPLLIFYSVFALMAIFV